From a single Acidobacteriota bacterium genomic region:
- a CDS encoding MBL fold metallo-hydrolase, giving the protein MEWGEFDLELVDDGLFRLDGGAMFGTVPKVLWARRKAPDEDNRITMVTNCPLLRRGDDLVLIDTGIGDKNDERFRRLFGMAEDAVRLPAAIAAAGYELGDVTHVINTHLHFDHCGWNTRQVGGRLEPTFPNARYWLNRGEVEHARAPNVRDGASYDPRNWEPLFEAGQVELFDDEAEPVAGIRAIKAPGHNADMCVVRIDGGGEYQALFLADLVPTAAHVPYPWVMGYDLFPVTTIENKQRWLPRAAEEGWLVIFEHDPEVPLARLVPDRPGRYRAEPLVAEAAS; this is encoded by the coding sequence ATGGAGTGGGGAGAATTCGATCTCGAGCTGGTCGATGACGGCCTTTTTCGCCTTGATGGCGGGGCGATGTTCGGCACCGTGCCGAAGGTCCTCTGGGCGCGCCGCAAGGCGCCCGACGAGGACAACCGCATCACCATGGTCACCAACTGCCCGCTGCTGCGGCGCGGTGACGACCTGGTACTGATCGACACCGGCATCGGCGACAAGAACGATGAGCGCTTTCGGCGCTTGTTCGGCATGGCCGAGGACGCGGTGCGCCTGCCGGCGGCGATCGCCGCTGCTGGTTACGAGCTCGGCGACGTCACCCACGTCATCAATACCCATTTGCATTTCGACCACTGCGGCTGGAACACGCGCCAGGTCGGCGGGCGTCTCGAACCGACCTTCCCCAACGCTCGCTACTGGCTCAACCGCGGCGAGGTGGAGCACGCCCGCGCCCCCAACGTGCGCGACGGCGCGAGCTATGACCCACGCAACTGGGAGCCGCTCTTCGAGGCCGGCCAGGTCGAGCTGTTCGACGACGAGGCCGAGCCGGTGGCGGGAATCCGGGCGATCAAGGCGCCCGGACACAATGCCGACATGTGCGTGGTTCGGATCGACGGCGGTGGCGAGTACCAGGCGCTGTTTCTGGCCGATCTGGTGCCGACCGCGGCCCACGTTCCGTACCCCTGGGTGATGGGATACGATCTGTTTCCCGTCACCACGATCGAGAACAAGCAGCGCTGGCTGCCGCGGGCGGCGGAAGAGGGTTGGTTGGTGATCTTCGAGCACGATCCGGAAGTGCCCTTGGCGCGCCTGGTGCCCGATCGGCCGGGACGCTACCGGGCCGAGCCGCTGGTGGCGGAAGCCGCTTCATAA
- the lpdA gene encoding dihydrolipoyl dehydrogenase: MAEHEYDLIIIGSGPGGYVAGIRAGQLGMKVAVVEKDPKFGGTCLHRGCIPTKALLHTAAVLDEIRHASGLGIEVAAPQLDLAKAHQRKQKVVDKNAGGVQFLFKKNNVKGIHGFGRIVAPNQVEVDNGKGKAVYTTKNILIATGSVPRDLPFAPVDGERVINSDHMLKIDHVPKTMAVLGAGAVGTEFASIFTSFGTEVTILEMMPRLLPLEDEEVSAELEKAFRKRKIRSLTGTKLLSVDKTDGGVKLELEGRDALEAEVLLVAVGRGPVTENLGLESVGLTTERGYLSTNGTMQTAIDNIYAIGDVVTAGPWLAHKASAEGILAVEHMAGHDARPLDYGKVPSVVYTDPEVGSVGLSEAAAKEQGYDVAVGKFPFSASGKAAIEGKTAGFVKVVRDQKYDEILGVHIIGPHATDLIAEACVAMSVEATTEELFRTVHAHPTLAESVMEAAHASHGAAIHF, from the coding sequence ATGGCCGAGCATGAATACGATCTGATCATCATCGGCAGCGGTCCCGGCGGCTACGTCGCCGGCATCCGTGCCGGGCAGTTGGGCATGAAGGTGGCGGTGGTGGAGAAGGACCCGAAGTTCGGGGGCACCTGCCTGCACCGCGGCTGTATCCCGACCAAGGCTTTGCTGCACACGGCGGCGGTGCTCGACGAAATCCGTCACGCCTCCGGCCTCGGCATCGAGGTGGCGGCGCCGCAGCTCGATCTCGCCAAGGCCCACCAGCGCAAGCAGAAGGTGGTCGACAAGAACGCCGGTGGCGTGCAGTTCCTGTTCAAGAAGAACAACGTCAAAGGCATCCATGGCTTCGGCCGCATCGTCGCGCCGAACCAGGTGGAGGTCGACAACGGCAAGGGCAAGGCCGTCTACACCACCAAGAACATCCTCATCGCCACCGGCTCGGTGCCGCGCGACCTGCCCTTCGCGCCGGTCGATGGCGAGCGCGTCATCAACTCCGATCACATGTTGAAGATCGACCATGTGCCGAAAACCATGGCGGTGCTCGGCGCCGGTGCAGTGGGTACCGAGTTCGCCTCCATCTTCACTTCCTTCGGCACCGAGGTGACCATCCTCGAGATGATGCCGCGGCTGCTGCCGCTCGAGGACGAAGAGGTGTCGGCGGAGCTCGAGAAGGCCTTCCGCAAGCGCAAGATTCGTTCCTTGACCGGCACCAAGCTGCTGTCCGTCGACAAGACCGACGGCGGCGTCAAGCTCGAGCTCGAAGGTCGCGACGCCCTCGAAGCGGAGGTGCTGCTGGTGGCCGTCGGCCGCGGTCCGGTGACCGAGAATCTCGGCCTCGAGTCGGTGGGCTTGACCACCGAGCGCGGCTACCTGTCGACCAACGGCACCATGCAGACCGCCATCGACAACATCTACGCCATCGGCGACGTCGTCACCGCCGGCCCGTGGCTGGCTCACAAGGCCTCGGCCGAGGGCATCCTGGCGGTGGAGCACATGGCGGGGCACGATGCCCGTCCGCTCGACTACGGCAAGGTGCCGTCGGTGGTCTACACCGACCCGGAGGTCGGGAGCGTCGGCCTGAGCGAGGCGGCGGCCAAGGAGCAGGGCTACGACGTGGCGGTCGGCAAGTTCCCCTTCAGCGCCTCCGGCAAGGCCGCCATCGAGGGCAAGACCGCCGGCTTCGTCAAGGTGGTGCGGGACCAGAAGTACGACGAAATCCTGGGAGTCCACATCATCGGTCCCCACGCTACCGACCTGATCGCCGAGGCCTGCGTGGCGATGTCCGTCGAGGCCACCACGGAGGAGCTGTTCCGCACCGTTCACGCGCACCCGACCCTCGCCGAGTCCGTGATGGAGGCCGCCCACGCTTCCCACGGCGCGGCGATTCACTTCTAG
- a CDS encoding thiamine pyrophosphate-dependent dehydrogenase E1 component subunit alpha produces the protein MSQGFGPLHPGAQEPAGERLARTELGAEEQKRLYHFMKLTRRVEARLSNLYRQGKVVGGLYSGHGQEATSVGSAFALGPQDFMGPIIRNLGSMLVRGVQPREVMTQYMARGTSPTGGKDGNTHFGDLERGLVAPISMLGALIPVMAGVALAGRMQGKDLVALTYIGDGGTSTGDFHEGLNFAAVQDLPLVVIAEHNGYAYSTPTSKQMKVDNIAAKAVGYGIAGEIIDGNDVLAVYEATRRAVERARGGGGPTLIEAKTFRMKGHAEHDDAGYVPPELFEEWAEKDPIERFERHLLGQELATEEELAAITAEIETGLDAEVDFALESPFPPPERALEGVYE, from the coding sequence ATGAGTCAGGGATTCGGACCGCTGCACCCCGGGGCGCAGGAGCCGGCCGGCGAGCGTCTGGCTCGCACCGAGCTCGGCGCCGAGGAGCAGAAGCGGCTCTACCACTTCATGAAGCTCACTCGCCGGGTGGAAGCCCGGCTGAGCAACCTGTACCGCCAGGGCAAGGTGGTGGGCGGGCTCTACTCCGGCCACGGCCAGGAGGCGACCTCCGTCGGCAGCGCCTTCGCCCTCGGCCCGCAGGACTTCATGGGGCCGATCATTCGCAACCTCGGCAGCATGCTGGTGCGCGGCGTCCAGCCGCGCGAGGTCATGACCCAGTACATGGCTCGCGGCACCAGCCCCACCGGTGGCAAGGACGGCAACACCCATTTCGGCGACCTCGAGCGCGGCCTGGTGGCGCCGATCTCGATGCTCGGGGCGCTGATTCCGGTGATGGCCGGGGTGGCTCTCGCGGGTCGCATGCAGGGCAAAGATCTCGTCGCCCTCACCTATATCGGCGATGGCGGTACCTCGACCGGCGATTTCCACGAGGGGCTGAACTTCGCCGCGGTGCAGGACCTGCCGTTGGTGGTGATCGCCGAGCACAACGGTTATGCCTACTCGACGCCGACGTCGAAGCAGATGAAGGTCGACAACATCGCCGCCAAGGCGGTGGGCTATGGCATCGCCGGGGAAATCATCGACGGCAACGACGTGCTGGCCGTCTACGAGGCCACCCGACGGGCCGTCGAGCGCGCCCGCGGCGGTGGCGGTCCGACCTTGATCGAGGCCAAGACTTTCCGCATGAAGGGCCATGCGGAGCACGACGATGCCGGCTACGTACCGCCGGAGCTGTTCGAAGAGTGGGCCGAGAAGGATCCCATCGAGCGCTTCGAGCGCCACCTGTTGGGCCAGGAGCTGGCGACGGAGGAGGAGCTCGCCGCGATCACGGCGGAGATCGAGACCGGCCTCGACGCCGAGGTCGACTTCGCCCTCGAATCGCCCTTCCCGCCGCCGGAGCGGGCCCTCGAGGGGGTGTACGAATGA
- a CDS encoding alpha-ketoacid dehydrogenase subunit beta gives MSETTYLEAIRRGMWDAMEQDERVFMIGEDIGIYGGAFRVTQGFLERFGEERVIDTPISESAIVGAAIGAAMMGMRPVVEMQFIDFIACAFNQIVNFAAPNHYRWGPAVPMVVRGPCGGNVHGSAFHSQNPEGFFHRAPGLKILAPATVEDAYGLIQAAIQDPNPVLFFEHKFLYRRIKAELPENPAPVEIGKARLAREGRDLSIITYGAMLHVALEAAEILSGDGIELEVLDLRTLKPLDDEAILATVRKTSRVLVLSEEPRTGSLAGEVAARISESAFDWLDAPVQRMTCLDTPVPYSPPMEAFYLPNVEKLVAQVRQLSSY, from the coding sequence ATGAGCGAGACCACCTACCTCGAGGCGATCCGCCGCGGCATGTGGGACGCCATGGAGCAGGACGAGCGGGTGTTCATGATCGGTGAGGACATCGGCATCTACGGCGGTGCCTTCCGGGTCACCCAGGGCTTTCTCGAGCGCTTCGGCGAGGAGCGCGTCATCGACACGCCGATCAGCGAGTCGGCGATCGTCGGTGCCGCCATCGGTGCCGCCATGATGGGCATGCGGCCGGTGGTCGAGATGCAGTTCATCGACTTCATCGCCTGCGCCTTCAATCAGATCGTCAATTTCGCCGCCCCCAATCACTATCGCTGGGGACCGGCGGTGCCGATGGTGGTGCGGGGACCGTGCGGCGGCAACGTCCACGGTTCGGCTTTCCACTCGCAGAACCCGGAGGGATTCTTCCACCGCGCGCCCGGCCTCAAGATCCTGGCCCCGGCGACCGTCGAAGACGCCTACGGACTGATCCAGGCGGCGATCCAGGATCCCAACCCGGTGCTCTTCTTCGAGCACAAGTTCCTCTACCGGCGGATCAAGGCCGAGCTGCCCGAAAATCCGGCGCCGGTGGAGATCGGCAAGGCCCGCCTGGCCCGCGAGGGCCGCGACCTCTCGATCATCACCTACGGTGCTATGCTCCACGTCGCGCTGGAGGCGGCGGAGATCCTGAGCGGTGACGGGATCGAGCTCGAAGTGCTCGACCTGCGCACCCTCAAACCCCTCGACGACGAAGCCATTCTCGCCACCGTGCGCAAGACGAGCCGCGTGCTGGTGCTCAGTGAAGAGCCCCGTACCGGCTCCCTCGCCGGCGAGGTGGCGGCGAGAATCTCCGAATCCGCCTTCGACTGGTTGGACGCGCCGGTGCAGCGCATGACTTGTCTCGATACGCCGGTACCCTACAGTCCACCGATGGAAGCCTTTTATTTGCCGAATGTCGAAAAGCTGGTCGCCCAGGTGCGCCAGCTCTCAAGCTACTAA